From Clostridiaceae bacterium:
TTTGAAGTTTTTGCATTTTCAGCCATATGCATACATCCTCATTTTATTATTTTTTATAATTAACAATTATTTTGTTTCTCTGTGTAAGGTATGCTTTCTGCAAAATCTGCAATATTTCCTGGCTTCCAGCCTGTCAGGATCATTCTTTTTGTTCTTCATGCTGTCATAATTCCTTTGTTTACATTCAGTACATGCTAAAGTTATCTTAACTCTCATTGTGTGCACCTCCAGCCCCAAGTTTATCTA
This genomic window contains:
- the rpmG gene encoding 50S ribosomal protein L33 gives rise to the protein MRVKITLACTECKQRNYDSMKNKKNDPDRLEARKYCRFCRKHTLHRETK